Proteins from one Scyliorhinus canicula chromosome 24, sScyCan1.1, whole genome shotgun sequence genomic window:
- the terb2 gene encoding telomere repeats-binding bouquet formation protein 2 isoform X3: protein MHKNKKAWFSKSVSRNICDFWVTEGGIITNWSSADFLFSNDAAHPDTQRIFESLDFVEDKATVFHASYLSACEESGLKDSVAMGHFLLPPSCLHEEIRAAVGNFIWEQENPLQPQQLHERGGTSKKRTPGICHSPELRRMDPGAANNGYSRNQNLVIETPSFEAATCHVQQMYPVNNMVTGFISIDELKKYSGNLYDFIPGCAGYSVCRVQRENIFSVLKSKNRNRSFIHTN from the exons ATGCACAAGAACAAAAAAGCCTGGTTTTCTAAAAGTGTAAgcaggaacatctgtgatttttGGG TCACTGAAGGTGGGATTATTACAAACTGGTCTTCAGCTGATTTCTTATTTAGCAATGATGCTGCTCATCCTGATACACAGAG AATCTTTGAGAGTTTGGACTTTGTGGAGGACAAGGCTACAGTTTTTCATGCTAGCTACCTATCAGCATGTGAGGAGTCTGGGCTCAAGGACAGTGTAGCTATGGGTCACTTTCTGCTTCCTCCATCTTGTCTTCATGAAG AAATCAGAGCAGCGGTTGGAAATTTCATTTGGGAGCAAGAAAATCCTTTGCAGCCTCAGCAG ctacATGAGAGAGGAGGTACTTCAAAAAAGAGGACACCTGGAATCTGCCACAGCCCAGAACTGCGAAGAATGGATCCCGGTGCTGCTAACAATGGATACAG CAGAAACCAGAATTTAGTCATTGAAACACCATCATTTGAAGCTGCAACCTGCCATGTTCAACAGATGTACCCTGTAAACAACATGGTTACTG GTTTCATCTCTATTGACGAGCTGAAGAAGTACTCAGGAAACTTATACGACTTCATTCCGGGCTGTGCAGGTTATTCGGTGTGTCGCGTCCAGAGAGAAAACATTTTCTCAGTTTTGAAAAGCAAAAACAGGAACCGCAGTTTCATTCATACAAATTAA
- the terb2 gene encoding telomere repeats-binding bouquet formation protein 2 isoform X2: MLSLIILILDCRVISSSLQIKMHKNKKAWFSKSVSRNICDFWVTEGGIITNWSSADFLFSNDAAHPDTQRIFESLDFVEDKATVFHASYLSACEESGLKDSVAMGHFLLPPSCLHEEIRAAVGNFIWEQENPLQPQQLHERGGTSKKRTPGICHSPELRRMDPGAANNGYRNQNLVIETPSFEAATCHVQQMYPVNNMVTGFISIDELKKYSGNLYDFIPGCAGYSVCRVQRENIFSVLKSKNRNRSFIHTN; the protein is encoded by the exons ATGCTGAGCCTGATCATTCTGATACTGGATTGCAGag TGATAAGTTCGAGCCTCCAAATTAAAATGCACAAGAACAAAAAAGCCTGGTTTTCTAAAAGTGTAAgcaggaacatctgtgatttttGGG TCACTGAAGGTGGGATTATTACAAACTGGTCTTCAGCTGATTTCTTATTTAGCAATGATGCTGCTCATCCTGATACACAGAG AATCTTTGAGAGTTTGGACTTTGTGGAGGACAAGGCTACAGTTTTTCATGCTAGCTACCTATCAGCATGTGAGGAGTCTGGGCTCAAGGACAGTGTAGCTATGGGTCACTTTCTGCTTCCTCCATCTTGTCTTCATGAAG AAATCAGAGCAGCGGTTGGAAATTTCATTTGGGAGCAAGAAAATCCTTTGCAGCCTCAGCAG ctacATGAGAGAGGAGGTACTTCAAAAAAGAGGACACCTGGAATCTGCCACAGCCCAGAACTGCGAAGAATGGATCCCGGTGCTGCTAACAATGGATACAG AAACCAGAATTTAGTCATTGAAACACCATCATTTGAAGCTGCAACCTGCCATGTTCAACAGATGTACCCTGTAAACAACATGGTTACTG GTTTCATCTCTATTGACGAGCTGAAGAAGTACTCAGGAAACTTATACGACTTCATTCCGGGCTGTGCAGGTTATTCGGTGTGTCGCGTCCAGAGAGAAAACATTTTCTCAGTTTTGAAAAGCAAAAACAGGAACCGCAGTTTCATTCATACAAATTAA
- the terb2 gene encoding telomere repeats-binding bouquet formation protein 2 isoform X1 — protein MLSLIILILDCRVISSSLQIKMHKNKKAWFSKSVSRNICDFWVTEGGIITNWSSADFLFSNDAAHPDTQRIFESLDFVEDKATVFHASYLSACEESGLKDSVAMGHFLLPPSCLHEEIRAAVGNFIWEQENPLQPQQLHERGGTSKKRTPGICHSPELRRMDPGAANNGYSRNQNLVIETPSFEAATCHVQQMYPVNNMVTGFISIDELKKYSGNLYDFIPGCAGYSVCRVQRENIFSVLKSKNRNRSFIHTN, from the exons ATGCTGAGCCTGATCATTCTGATACTGGATTGCAGag TGATAAGTTCGAGCCTCCAAATTAAAATGCACAAGAACAAAAAAGCCTGGTTTTCTAAAAGTGTAAgcaggaacatctgtgatttttGGG TCACTGAAGGTGGGATTATTACAAACTGGTCTTCAGCTGATTTCTTATTTAGCAATGATGCTGCTCATCCTGATACACAGAG AATCTTTGAGAGTTTGGACTTTGTGGAGGACAAGGCTACAGTTTTTCATGCTAGCTACCTATCAGCATGTGAGGAGTCTGGGCTCAAGGACAGTGTAGCTATGGGTCACTTTCTGCTTCCTCCATCTTGTCTTCATGAAG AAATCAGAGCAGCGGTTGGAAATTTCATTTGGGAGCAAGAAAATCCTTTGCAGCCTCAGCAG ctacATGAGAGAGGAGGTACTTCAAAAAAGAGGACACCTGGAATCTGCCACAGCCCAGAACTGCGAAGAATGGATCCCGGTGCTGCTAACAATGGATACAG CAGAAACCAGAATTTAGTCATTGAAACACCATCATTTGAAGCTGCAACCTGCCATGTTCAACAGATGTACCCTGTAAACAACATGGTTACTG GTTTCATCTCTATTGACGAGCTGAAGAAGTACTCAGGAAACTTATACGACTTCATTCCGGGCTGTGCAGGTTATTCGGTGTGTCGCGTCCAGAGAGAAAACATTTTCTCAGTTTTGAAAAGCAAAAACAGGAACCGCAGTTTCATTCATACAAATTAA